Proteins encoded within one genomic window of Synechococcales cyanobacterium T60_A2020_003:
- a CDS encoding histidine--tRNA ligase: protein MSISAIRGTQDILPEVVPYWQRVEAVARGILDQSAYREIRTPIFEHTELFERGIGEATDVVGKEMYTFLDRGDRSITLRPESTAGVVRAYIEHGLYAQGGVQRFWYTGPMFRYERPQKGRYRQFHQLGVEVIGSANPRADAEVIAVATQILQALGLKNLSLDLNSVGNLEDRAHYREALVNYFTPYKAELDPDSQDRLIRNPLRILDSKDERTKAIAQDAPSILDYLGDASKRHFDAVQQLLSDLNIAYVLNPRLVRGLDYYTHTAFEIISADLGAQATVCGGGRYDGLVTQLNGPDTPAVGWAIGMERLILLLQQLQNTPTPELDFYLVSKGDRAEAQSLILAQSLRQAGFSVDLDLTASAFGKQFKRADRSGAIACLVLGDAEAEAGTVNVKWLGSGTQETVAQTDLMSYAAKWQQRIAEQRMA from the coding sequence ATGTCGATTAGTGCAATTCGAGGAACACAAGATATTTTGCCGGAGGTTGTTCCCTACTGGCAGCGCGTTGAGGCGGTTGCCCGTGGGATTCTCGACCAGTCGGCCTATCGCGAAATTCGCACCCCGATCTTTGAACATACCGAGTTGTTTGAACGCGGTATCGGCGAAGCCACAGACGTGGTCGGGAAGGAAATGTACACCTTTCTGGATCGGGGCGATCGCTCCATTACGCTGCGACCAGAAAGTACCGCCGGGGTCGTGCGAGCCTACATTGAACACGGACTGTATGCCCAGGGGGGTGTCCAGCGATTTTGGTACACAGGCCCCATGTTCCGCTACGAGCGTCCCCAAAAAGGTCGCTACCGTCAATTTCACCAACTGGGTGTAGAGGTGATCGGGAGTGCTAATCCCCGTGCTGATGCAGAAGTGATTGCAGTGGCAACACAGATTCTGCAAGCGTTGGGACTGAAGAATTTATCCCTCGATTTGAACTCAGTGGGCAATCTGGAGGATCGCGCCCACTACCGCGAGGCCTTGGTGAACTATTTCACACCCTACAAAGCCGAGCTAGACCCGGACTCTCAAGATCGCCTAATCCGAAACCCGCTGCGGATTTTGGACAGCAAAGATGAACGCACCAAGGCGATCGCCCAAGATGCCCCTAGCATTCTCGACTATTTGGGAGACGCATCCAAACGTCACTTTGATGCAGTCCAGCAGTTGCTGAGCGATCTCAACATTGCCTATGTCCTCAATCCCCGGCTGGTGCGCGGGCTAGATTACTACACGCACACCGCCTTTGAGATTATTTCTGCTGACTTGGGGGCGCAGGCGACGGTGTGCGGAGGTGGACGCTATGACGGATTGGTTACCCAGCTCAATGGCCCCGATACGCCTGCGGTGGGCTGGGCGATCGGGATGGAACGTCTGATTTTGCTGCTCCAACAGTTGCAGAATACGCCGACGCCCGAGCTGGATTTCTATCTGGTTTCTAAGGGCGATCGCGCCGAAGCTCAGTCATTGATTTTGGCGCAATCCCTCCGCCAAGCCGGATTCTCAGTCGATTTGGATTTAACAGCGAGTGCCTTTGGTAAGCAGTTTAAGCGAGCCGATCGCAGTGGGGCGATCGCCTGTCTGGTACTGGGTGATGCCGAAGCGGAGGCCGGAACTGTCAATGTGAAGTGGTTAGGTTCGGGAACTCAGGAAACGGTTGCTCAGACGGATCTGATGAGTTATGCCGCAAAATGGCAGCAGCGGATTGCTGAACAGCGAATGGCGTAA
- a CDS encoding response regulator transcription factor, protein MASESQVAGSLSDRELQIVELVAAGLTNQEIAEKLEISKRTVDNHVSNILTKTATGNRVALVRWALQWGKVCIDDVNCCRLPMPTSTNEIEVPPQDLDAAS, encoded by the coding sequence ATGGCTAGCGAGTCTCAAGTGGCGGGTTCCCTGTCCGATCGGGAGCTTCAGATCGTCGAGCTAGTTGCGGCTGGTTTAACAAATCAGGAAATTGCTGAGAAATTAGAAATTAGCAAGCGCACCGTCGATAATCACGTCAGCAACATTCTTACAAAGACGGCAACCGGGAATCGGGTGGCGCTAGTGCGCTGGGCGCTCCAATGGGGCAAGGTGTGCATTGACGATGTCAACTGCTGTCGATTGCCGATGCCGACTTCAACTAATGAGATTGAAGTCCCTCCCCAGGATTTGGATGCCGCATCCTGA
- a CDS encoding DUF2993 domain-containing protein gives MKFGLAGLGEETLNRIAELAIASQLDEVDQLKVWVKTDLELLSQGRLASLHIDGHGLVMRRDLRLQRMRIKINDIVVSPWKALRGNIQLLEPTTGEAQIVLTEADINRAFNSSLLQPQMQNLLLPVEGKTVHLTVQQVACRFQSAGAIAIAAKVGLPGHHQWFPVAFTTTPRIINNGKAIALTDITYHDGKELSPTLTAALVEQASNILDLRNFEVEGIALQLQHLHIEHQALRLNAIAHVTHFPQA, from the coding sequence GTGAAATTTGGACTGGCAGGCTTGGGTGAGGAAACCTTGAATCGTATTGCAGAGTTGGCGATCGCCTCCCAACTGGACGAGGTGGATCAGCTTAAGGTATGGGTGAAAACGGATTTGGAGTTGCTATCTCAGGGTCGCCTTGCGTCGCTCCACATTGATGGACACGGGCTAGTCATGCGGCGGGATTTACGGCTCCAGCGGATGCGGATCAAGATTAACGATATTGTCGTTAGTCCCTGGAAGGCTCTGCGGGGCAATATTCAGCTTCTAGAGCCAACGACGGGAGAGGCTCAGATTGTGCTTACGGAGGCCGACATCAATCGAGCGTTCAACTCCAGCCTGCTCCAGCCCCAAATGCAAAATCTTTTGTTACCAGTCGAGGGGAAAACGGTACACCTAACCGTGCAGCAGGTCGCCTGTCGCTTCCAATCCGCAGGGGCGATCGCCATTGCAGCGAAGGTTGGGTTACCGGGTCACCATCAATGGTTCCCCGTTGCCTTCACTACCACCCCCCGTATTATTAACAACGGCAAGGCGATCGCCCTGACTGATATCACTTACCATGATGGCAAGGAGTTATCGCCTACGCTAACCGCTGCCCTAGTGGAACAAGCCAGCAATATCTTGGATCTGAGAAACTTTGAGGTAGAGGGCATTGCCCTGCAGCTTCAGCACCTTCACATTGAGCATCAGGCTTTGCGGCTGAACGCGATCGCCCATGTGACCCATTTCCCGCAGGCTTGA